A section of the Petrimonas sulfuriphila genome encodes:
- a CDS encoding ABC transporter permease, whose amino-acid sequence MLLHYLKIAWRNLLKYKTQTIISVLGLTIGVVFFAYGYHWYKYETSYDGFYPNSGRIYRVYGIEKNTMNQNAKIPYLAVAKIKNGFPEVEKIAVLYDQFSISFTYENERLEIRDIENVDENFFKMFPPIVICGSLDDDLFLEKEIADMVVTEDFARKFFNTPEEALGKMFISTYKNSYVIKAVIKNPPVNSNFQAQCYIADINVRAISSESEEKIQWTSFYQTQLYVQLHKNANRKAFEEKLRSYAVDNDLNTNLLFAISPLRTVKYDIQQAGNVFEQHNSLNLTYIHTFLFVGVLLILSVFFNYLNILINSIVQRTREMNLRKVSGAHTRNLFVQLFVEIGLLILFVILLSLSVAELTASSFEKVFQTVILKHQLFGILFETIAIVGVSLCSIVFVSLYRFLQKTSFRKNITRVQMQRTLSAGKISMAVQLLVLSAHFL is encoded by the coding sequence ATGCTGTTACATTATCTAAAAATCGCGTGGAGAAATCTCCTGAAATACAAAACCCAAACCATCATCAGTGTATTGGGATTGACCATCGGCGTGGTGTTTTTCGCGTACGGATACCATTGGTATAAATACGAAACATCGTATGACGGTTTTTATCCTAATTCGGGCAGGATTTATCGAGTGTATGGCATTGAGAAAAACACGATGAATCAAAACGCAAAAATCCCTTATTTGGCAGTTGCCAAGATAAAAAATGGGTTTCCCGAAGTGGAGAAAATTGCCGTTCTGTACGATCAGTTTTCTATATCGTTTACTTACGAAAACGAAAGGTTGGAAATTCGGGATATCGAGAATGTTGATGAGAACTTCTTCAAAATGTTCCCTCCAATAGTAATTTGCGGTTCGTTGGACGACGATTTGTTTTTGGAAAAAGAGATAGCCGATATGGTAGTTACGGAAGATTTCGCCCGAAAGTTCTTCAATACACCCGAAGAAGCTCTCGGTAAAATGTTTATATCAACCTACAAAAACAGCTACGTCATAAAAGCGGTGATAAAAAATCCACCTGTCAATTCAAACTTTCAAGCGCAGTGTTATATTGCCGATATAAACGTAAGGGCGATATCAAGTGAGTCGGAAGAAAAAATTCAATGGACGAGCTTCTATCAAACACAACTGTATGTTCAGTTGCATAAAAACGCAAACAGAAAGGCTTTTGAAGAAAAATTGCGCAGCTACGCGGTCGATAATGATTTAAACACTAATTTGTTGTTCGCGATAAGCCCATTGAGAACCGTTAAGTACGACATTCAACAAGCAGGAAACGTGTTTGAACAACATAACAGCCTCAATTTAACCTACATACACACATTCCTGTTTGTCGGCGTGTTGCTGATTTTATCGGTTTTCTTTAACTACCTGAACATTCTTATCAACAGTATAGTGCAACGAACGCGCGAAATGAATCTTCGTAAAGTGTCGGGGGCACACACCCGAAATCTTTTTGTACAACTTTTTGTAGAAATTGGTTTGTTAATCTTGTTTGTTATCCTCTTATCCTTATCTGTTGCCGAATTAACTGCATCATCTTTCGAGAAAGTGTTTCAAACCGTTATCCTGAAACATCAATTGTTCGGAATACTTTTTGAGACTATCGCCATAGTGGGTGTTTCGCTTTGCAGTATCGTTTTTGTATCCCTTTACCGATTTCTCCAAAAAACATCTTTCAGGAAAAACATTACCCGTGTTCAAATGCAAAGAACACTGTCTGCGGGGAAAATAAGTATGGCCGTTCAACTGCTTGTCTTGTCGGCGCATTTTTTATGA
- a CDS encoding HlyD family efflux transporter periplasmic adaptor subunit, with amino-acid sequence MDKRLPKRSFFQKYKYHLLAGAAFVAFLVFVIVSVSGGRKLRVDNEKIAIADVAEAPFLDYVDAEGIVQPIQTIKLNALESGMVQEVIAEEGAMLKKGDVILVLQNPELERIIEEQQAEWEKQRILYEEKKLEMEQKTILLKQQTLQARYELSRLQKDFALGEEEFKMGVKSKAQLNVQREEFTYKTQSTALQLDGLRQDSAATHLRRTLMDNDLERVRKTTSHARGRMDNLIVRAPMDGQLSFLNVTLGLRVGQSESIGEIKVMDNFKIHTRLSEYYIDRVQVGLPASVTYQGKKYPLRVSKVVPEVKDRQFDVDLVFTETMPDNVRIGKSFRVQVELGQPETAIVIPRGDFFQTTGGQWIYKLNKSGDRAVKTPISVGRQNPVQYEIVSGLQAGDRVVVSGYANFGDVEELVIK; translated from the coding sequence ATGGACAAACGCTTGCCCAAACGTTCGTTTTTCCAAAAATACAAATACCACCTGCTTGCCGGAGCGGCGTTTGTGGCGTTCCTCGTATTTGTTATCGTGAGCGTATCGGGCGGACGAAAACTGCGTGTGGACAACGAAAAAATCGCGATTGCCGACGTGGCGGAAGCGCCGTTTCTCGATTACGTGGATGCCGAAGGCATCGTGCAGCCCATCCAAACCATCAAGCTCAACGCGCTGGAAAGCGGAATGGTACAGGAAGTGATTGCCGAAGAAGGCGCGATGCTGAAAAAAGGCGACGTGATTCTTGTGTTGCAAAATCCCGAATTAGAGCGCATCATCGAAGAGCAGCAAGCCGAATGGGAAAAACAGCGTATCCTCTACGAGGAGAAAAAGCTGGAAATGGAGCAGAAAACCATCCTGCTCAAGCAGCAAACACTTCAGGCGCGATACGAACTGAGCCGTTTGCAAAAAGACTTCGCGCTGGGCGAAGAAGAATTTAAGATGGGTGTAAAAAGCAAGGCGCAACTCAATGTGCAACGCGAAGAATTTACCTACAAAACCCAAAGCACCGCCCTGCAATTAGACGGGCTAAGACAAGACAGCGCCGCCACACACCTGCGCCGAACGCTGATGGACAACGACCTCGAGCGGGTACGAAAAACCACCTCACACGCCCGCGGACGAATGGATAATTTAATTGTGCGCGCCCCGATGGACGGACAATTGAGTTTCCTCAACGTTACGCTCGGCCTGCGGGTGGGACAATCGGAAAGCATTGGCGAAATAAAAGTGATGGACAATTTCAAGATACATACCCGATTGAGCGAGTATTACATCGACCGCGTACAGGTGGGATTGCCTGCATCGGTAACCTATCAGGGAAAGAAATATCCGCTACGCGTGTCGAAAGTCGTTCCCGAAGTGAAAGACCGGCAATTTGATGTGGATTTGGTGTTTACGGAGACCATGCCCGACAACGTACGCATTGGCAAAAGTTTCCGGGTGCAGGTGGAGCTGGGACAACCGGAAACGGCCATCGTCATTCCACGCGGCGATTTTTTCCAAACCACCGGCGGACAGTGGATTTATAAGTTGAACAAATCGGGCGACAGGGCAGTGAAAACACCCATCAGCGTTGGTCGGCAAAATCCGGTGCAGTACGAAATAGTGAGCGGACTGCAAGCCGGCGACCGCGTGGTGGTGAGTGGATACGCTAATTTTGGCGATGTGGAGGAACTGGTAATAAAATAG
- a CDS encoding FtsX-like permease family protein, translating into MQTSDWGIQTKNTIQVGVMGGPNKKVILEEIKQLATVEEICPTELFTVSNEAGPFSQNNVNWEGRQPDYRPFFQTVDVGLNFASFFGLEIIQGRDFTEADWKTDVAKTLINEEAARVMQLTDPIGQKIEIDLDYYTPEGPGRGTMEIIGVFRDFHGIGLKQPIMPMILKSVSSWRETIYYVRSTPGTETETLQSIRSILEEYIEESQVSKIPLITMTDLLNKLSQPEQDLLKLFLTVSLLCILIAVFGIYSVSQRETQRRRKEIAIRKTAGAKTREIMVMFIREYLIITLAACAGAFPLAGLFMHRWLQGFAYRISISWWMFAVVSLVVAVIVLLTIFSQVNRASNQNPAEVVKSE; encoded by the coding sequence ATGCAAACTTCCGATTGGGGAATACAAACAAAAAACACCATTCAGGTAGGCGTTATGGGAGGTCCCAATAAAAAAGTTATTCTTGAGGAGATTAAGCAATTGGCCACCGTTGAAGAAATTTGCCCCACCGAATTATTCACAGTTAGCAACGAAGCTGGACCTTTTTCTCAAAACAATGTGAATTGGGAAGGCAGGCAACCCGATTACAGGCCTTTTTTCCAGACAGTGGATGTGGGGTTGAATTTTGCCTCATTTTTCGGATTGGAAATAATACAAGGACGCGATTTTACGGAAGCTGATTGGAAGACGGATGTTGCCAAAACGTTAATCAATGAAGAGGCTGCCCGCGTAATGCAACTGACAGATCCGATTGGGCAGAAAATAGAAATCGACCTTGATTATTATACACCCGAAGGGCCTGGTAGGGGAACGATGGAAATAATTGGCGTATTTCGTGATTTTCACGGCATCGGGCTTAAACAACCCATTATGCCGATGATACTGAAAAGCGTATCGTCGTGGCGCGAAACTATTTATTACGTGCGCTCCACACCAGGAACGGAAACGGAGACGCTACAGTCCATCCGTTCAATTTTAGAAGAGTATATTGAAGAATCTCAGGTTTCTAAGATTCCGCTCATAACAATGACCGACTTATTAAACAAACTAAGCCAACCCGAGCAGGATCTGTTGAAACTTTTCCTCACCGTTTCTTTGCTCTGTATTCTGATTGCCGTTTTCGGCATCTATTCCGTGTCGCAGCGCGAAACGCAACGCCGCCGCAAGGAAATTGCCATTCGCAAAACGGCGGGAGCGAAAACGCGCGAGATAATGGTGATGTTCATTCGCGAGTACCTGATTATTACGCTTGCAGCGTGCGCCGGGGCGTTCCCGTTGGCCGGATTATTTATGCACCGTTGGCTGCAAGGGTTTGCCTATCGCATTTCCATTTCGTGGTGGATGTTTGCGGTGGTGAGTTTGGTTGTGGCGGTTATCGTGCTGCTTACAATTTTTAGTCAGGTAAACAGAGCGTCAAATCAAAATCCGGCGGAGGTGGTGAAATCGGAATAA
- a CDS encoding ATP-binding protein — protein sequence MMVNREIAGAMKQLAEKYPIIALTGPRQSGKTTLLKEMFSDYRYVNLENPDTRNFAETDPQSFLNQYGKYVIFDEVQRVPHLFSYIQSIVDDSRIMGQFIFSGSQNFHLMQNITQSLAGRVAIFRLFPFDFQELTNAELLQPEYAEYLKKGFYPAIYDRNIKPSDFYPNYIETYIQRDVSELIAIKDMSLFQKFLTLCATRAGQILNMSNLAKECGISSPTVKAWLSALENSYIIFLLRPFYNNFSKRIVKSPKLYFYDTGLLSNLLKINDVSKIENQSIKGTLFENMIISQYVKRLHHKNEKQIEPWFWRDSEGNEVDMVLEKSQQTEIVEIKATQTIMPDLFKGLNYYAALAKETKLTKTLIYGGNERQNRTVAQIVPWNETDV from the coding sequence ATGATGGTTAATCGGGAAATAGCAGGTGCTATGAAACAACTTGCAGAAAAATATCCCATTATCGCACTTACGGGACCAAGACAATCAGGCAAAACAACGTTGCTAAAAGAGATGTTTTCGGATTACAGGTATGTGAACCTTGAAAATCCGGATACGCGAAATTTTGCGGAAACCGATCCGCAAAGTTTTTTAAACCAGTATGGTAAATATGTTATTTTTGATGAAGTGCAGCGCGTACCGCATTTGTTTTCATATATTCAATCCATTGTTGACGATAGCAGAATAATGGGGCAATTTATTTTTTCGGGTTCGCAAAACTTTCATCTGATGCAAAACATCACGCAAAGTTTGGCGGGTAGAGTTGCCATTTTTCGGCTTTTTCCGTTCGATTTTCAAGAATTGACAAATGCGGAACTACTTCAACCAGAATACGCGGAATATTTGAAAAAAGGTTTTTACCCTGCTATTTACGACCGAAATATCAAGCCTTCGGATTTTTATCCGAACTACATCGAAACCTACATTCAGCGCGATGTGAGCGAATTGATTGCCATCAAGGATATGAGCCTTTTCCAAAAGTTTTTGACATTGTGTGCAACTCGTGCAGGGCAGATCTTGAATATGAGCAACTTGGCAAAAGAATGTGGCATTTCGTCGCCAACAGTAAAGGCGTGGCTGTCGGCATTAGAAAACAGTTACATCATTTTTCTGCTGAGACCCTTTTACAACAATTTTAGCAAACGCATTGTCAAATCTCCCAAGCTTTATTTCTACGACACAGGGTTATTAAGTAATCTGCTAAAAATAAATGACGTATCGAAAATTGAAAATCAATCCATAAAGGGCACATTGTTTGAAAATATGATTATTTCGCAATACGTAAAGCGTCTGCATCATAAAAATGAAAAACAAATAGAGCCGTGGTTTTGGCGGGATTCGGAAGGCAACGAGGTGGACATGGTACTCGAAAAGTCGCAGCAAACTGAAATTGTAGAAATCAAAGCAACACAGACCATTATGCCGGATTTGTTTAAGGGATTAAATTATTACGCTGCACTCGCAAAAGAAACGAAACTCACAAAAACATTGATTTACGGCGGAAACGAAAGGCAAAACCGTACCGTAGCACAAATTGTGCCGTGGAATGAAACAGATGTTTGA
- a CDS encoding TolC family protein translates to MKQIIVILSLFAFGHLAAAQDTLRLTLDEAVALARKQSPQAVAARHQYRAAYWNWRSFKADYLPSLTFSSNSQLNRSISPVTLPDGTDSFVHRNQLLNDGSMTINQNIAPLGGSVFVQSGLQRLDIFSENQYSFKSTPVVVGYSQNLFGYNYLKWNKRIEPVRYSTAQKHYAETLELVASEAAMKFFQLATAQSNLRSANYNYANADTLYTYAKGRYEIGTITENEMLQLEINYLSEQTNRLNARIEMDDRIQDLRSFLGITENMEMVAEVSEAVPHFTVPVDDALQLARQNSPDMELLALQKLQSESAVAYAKASRGFKADLYMQFGLSQTDRSFANVYHNPLNQQLASLGIRIPILDWGVGRGRVEVAKSNLEKVKIDIAQARTDFDSNVIKLVKQFNLQADKVAIAQKTSVRAARRNDVAYRLYLLGKSTVLDLNAATAEKDRSQRDYIRELQNYWSLYYGLRSITGWDFEKNSPILNVSVQKIEYRCQKTEDNFYSLIK, encoded by the coding sequence ATGAAACAAATCATCGTCATTCTCTCCTTGTTTGCCTTCGGGCATTTGGCAGCAGCTCAAGACACACTTCGGCTCACATTGGACGAAGCGGTGGCGCTTGCCCGGAAGCAGTCGCCGCAGGCGGTGGCGGCACGCCATCAATACCGGGCGGCTTATTGGAATTGGCGGTCGTTCAAGGCCGATTACCTGCCCAGCCTGACGTTCTCGTCCAATTCGCAGCTCAACCGGTCCATCAGTCCGGTTACGCTGCCCGATGGAACCGATAGTTTTGTACACCGCAACCAATTGCTCAACGACGGCTCAATGACCATCAATCAAAATATTGCCCCACTTGGAGGTAGCGTGTTCGTACAGAGCGGTTTGCAGCGATTGGATATTTTCTCCGAAAACCAATACTCGTTCAAATCCACGCCCGTGGTCGTCGGATATTCGCAAAATCTGTTCGGTTACAACTACCTGAAATGGAATAAGCGCATCGAGCCTGTACGATACAGCACAGCACAAAAACACTACGCCGAAACGCTCGAATTAGTGGCTTCGGAGGCGGCAATGAAATTTTTTCAGTTGGCTACGGCGCAAAGCAATTTACGTTCGGCAAACTACAATTACGCCAATGCCGATACCCTTTATACTTACGCCAAAGGACGTTACGAAATAGGCACCATAACCGAAAACGAGATGCTGCAACTGGAAATCAATTACCTTTCGGAACAAACCAATCGCCTGAATGCCCGCATTGAAATGGACGACCGAATACAGGATTTACGCAGTTTTTTGGGAATTACGGAAAACATGGAAATGGTGGCGGAAGTGAGTGAAGCAGTGCCCCATTTTACTGTTCCCGTGGACGATGCGCTACAACTTGCGCGCCAAAACAGTCCCGACATGGAGCTGCTTGCCTTGCAAAAACTTCAAAGCGAAAGTGCGGTGGCCTATGCCAAAGCTTCGCGAGGATTTAAGGCTGATTTGTATATGCAGTTCGGCTTGTCGCAAACCGACCGCAGTTTTGCCAACGTCTATCACAATCCGCTTAACCAGCAATTGGCTAGTTTGGGCATTCGCATCCCGATTTTGGATTGGGGCGTGGGGCGCGGACGGGTGGAAGTGGCAAAAAGCAACCTCGAAAAAGTAAAAATAGACATTGCGCAAGCGCGAACCGATTTTGATTCCAACGTGATAAAACTTGTGAAGCAGTTTAACCTGCAAGCCGATAAAGTGGCTATCGCGCAGAAAACATCGGTACGTGCCGCTCGCCGGAACGATGTGGCCTACCGTCTTTATTTATTAGGCAAATCCACCGTTCTCGACCTCAACGCCGCCACTGCCGAAAAAGACCGTTCGCAACGCGACTATATCCGCGAACTGCAAAACTACTGGAGCCTCTATTACGGATTGCGGAGCATCACGGGATGGGATTTTGAGAAGAATAGTCCGATTTTGAATGTGTCAGTACAGAAAATAGAGTACAGATGTCAGAAGACGGAAGACAATTTTTATAGTTTAATTAAATAA
- a CDS encoding ATP-binding protein: MLSRKITIQDIENESIFLWGARQTGKSTLLKMLFPDKRIIDLLKSDEFERYNRRPALLREELSLFVNELVIIDEIQKIPALLDEVHWLISNHNLRFILSGSSARKLRRSGVNLLGGRAIRKHLYPFVSAEIPDFDLVKACNNGMLPRHYLVENATNRLHAYVGDYLQQEIKAEALTRNLNTFSRFMEIAALSNGEILNYNNIASECGVSAPTVKEYFSILEETLIGYTIPAFTRNVKRRVIQSPKFYYFDVGIANFLLKRTEINPGSPEFGHAFEHLIMQELIAYLGYFKPQLSLSYWRTTSGYEVDAIIGNAETAIEIKSSDEVQSHHTKGLKAFSEEFPDCRLIIVSLDKNPRRMNNVEIYPVLQFLSMLWSGDFF, translated from the coding sequence ATGTTATCACGAAAAATAACAATTCAGGATATAGAGAACGAAAGCATTTTTCTTTGGGGTGCGCGGCAAACCGGTAAGAGTACGCTGCTGAAAATGCTGTTTCCCGACAAACGAATCATCGATTTGTTGAAATCGGATGAATTTGAACGTTATAACCGCCGTCCGGCACTGTTACGCGAAGAACTAAGCCTGTTCGTAAACGAGTTGGTTATCATCGACGAAATTCAGAAAATCCCTGCTTTACTTGACGAAGTGCATTGGTTGATAAGCAATCATAATCTTCGTTTTATCCTGAGCGGCTCCAGTGCACGCAAGTTACGCCGAAGCGGTGTGAATTTGCTTGGAGGCAGAGCTATTCGAAAGCACTTGTATCCGTTTGTCAGCGCCGAAATTCCCGATTTCGACCTTGTAAAAGCCTGCAATAACGGTATGCTGCCGCGCCACTATTTAGTGGAAAACGCCACAAACCGGCTTCACGCTTACGTGGGCGATTATTTGCAACAGGAAATAAAAGCCGAAGCACTTACGCGAAACCTGAATACTTTTTCTCGGTTTATGGAGATTGCGGCTTTGAGCAATGGTGAAATTCTCAATTACAACAACATTGCTTCGGAATGCGGCGTGAGTGCACCTACAGTGAAAGAGTATTTTTCTATTTTGGAAGAAACGCTGATAGGTTATACCATTCCCGCTTTTACCCGAAACGTGAAACGTCGTGTTATCCAATCTCCCAAGTTTTACTATTTTGATGTAGGCATTGCTAATTTTCTTCTCAAAAGAACTGAGATAAACCCCGGTTCACCCGAATTTGGACATGCTTTCGAACATTTAATCATGCAAGAACTTATAGCCTACCTTGGTTATTTCAAGCCTCAACTCAGCTTGTCCTATTGGCGCACAACATCGGGTTACGAAGTGGACGCCATTATCGGAAATGCCGAAACAGCCATTGAAATAAAATCATCCGACGAAGTGCAATCGCATCACACAAAGGGATTAAAGGCATTTTCGGAAGAATTTCCCGATTGCCGGCTGATTATTGTTTCGTTGGATAAAAATCCGCGAAGGATGAACAATGTGGAGATTTATCCCGTGTTACAATTCTTGTCGATGCTTTGGAGCGGCGATTTCTTTTGA
- a CDS encoding sigma-54-dependent Fis family transcriptional regulator has protein sequence MTTKQGKILIVDDNEDILFALNLLLQPHVEKVKVTTQPERIAHFIETFAPDVILLDMNFTKDADSGHEGFFWLKKIKETDSDAVVIFVTAYSDTEKAVQAIKAGATDFIPKPWAKDKLLATVASGVELRRKRTEVSQLKKQVAALESNLSFPEVIGESQVMQSLFETIDKLKNADANILILGENGTGKDLIANLLYCCSPRAGKPFVHIDLGAIPETLFESELFGYEKGAFTDAKKEKAGRFEIASGGTLFLDEIGNLTPATQMKLLTAIEKQQIMRLGGTSPIHINVRLLCATNVDIHEMVARSYFRQDLLYRINTIELHIPPLRERGKDIELLAGHFLHRFAKKYKKDIRCISTSALRKLNAYNWPGNVRELQHAMERAVILASGYTLSADDFMLKPAPVRKTKSENLNLEELEQSAIEKALEQADGNMNQAAELLGISRFTLYRKIDKYKQR, from the coding sequence ATGACAACCAAACAAGGAAAAATACTCATCGTTGACGATAACGAAGACATTCTCTTCGCTCTTAATCTACTGCTGCAACCGCACGTGGAAAAGGTAAAAGTCACAACACAACCCGAACGCATCGCTCATTTCATAGAAACGTTCGCTCCTGACGTGATTTTACTCGACATGAACTTTACGAAAGATGCAGATAGCGGACATGAAGGTTTTTTCTGGCTAAAAAAGATAAAGGAAACCGATTCCGATGCGGTGGTGATTTTCGTAACTGCCTATTCCGATACTGAGAAAGCGGTGCAAGCAATTAAAGCCGGCGCTACCGATTTTATTCCCAAACCGTGGGCAAAGGACAAATTGCTGGCCACGGTGGCTTCGGGCGTGGAATTACGCCGTAAACGTACAGAAGTTTCGCAACTGAAAAAACAAGTGGCGGCTCTTGAGAGCAACCTTTCGTTTCCCGAAGTTATCGGAGAAAGCCAAGTAATGCAATCCTTGTTTGAAACCATCGACAAACTGAAAAATGCCGATGCCAACATACTGATCCTGGGTGAAAACGGAACGGGGAAAGACCTGATTGCCAACCTGCTTTATTGTTGCTCACCACGCGCCGGCAAGCCGTTTGTGCATATCGATTTAGGCGCTATTCCCGAAACACTGTTCGAAAGCGAACTTTTTGGATACGAAAAAGGGGCGTTTACCGATGCTAAGAAGGAAAAAGCCGGACGGTTTGAAATTGCATCGGGCGGAACACTTTTTCTGGACGAAATCGGAAATCTCACGCCAGCAACGCAAATGAAGTTGTTAACAGCTATCGAAAAACAACAAATAATGCGTCTTGGCGGCACTTCTCCCATACACATAAACGTACGTTTGCTTTGCGCCACAAATGTCGATATTCACGAAATGGTTGCTCGTAGCTATTTTCGGCAAGATTTGCTCTATCGCATCAATACTATCGAGTTGCATATTCCGCCATTGCGTGAGCGTGGAAAAGATATTGAACTACTTGCCGGTCACTTTTTACATCGCTTCGCGAAAAAATACAAGAAAGACATCCGGTGCATTTCTACATCTGCGTTGCGGAAACTAAACGCATACAACTGGCCGGGCAACGTGCGCGAATTGCAGCACGCTATGGAACGCGCTGTGATTTTGGCATCGGGATATACGCTTTCTGCCGATGACTTTATGCTGAAACCGGCGCCGGTGCGAAAAACGAAATCCGAGAACCTGAATTTGGAAGAACTGGAACAATCAGCCATCGAAAAAGCCCTCGAACAAGCTGACGGAAACATGAATCAAGCAGCAGAATTGCTGGGTATTTCGAGATTTACCTTATATCGGAAAATAGATAAATATAAACAACGATGA